A window of the Fusarium poae strain DAOMC 252244 chromosome 3, whole genome shotgun sequence genome harbors these coding sequences:
- a CDS encoding hypothetical protein (SECRETED:SignalP(1-19)), translating into MGFVKTAAFATALLGAANASPHYAPPSNETIHYTTEVVTHLTTYCPAATTLTYGDKTYTVTKATTLTIEDCSCTITKPVATATGYAPPKPTHAKDCAEMCSDKFDECRVAPGANMAQCAAEYAACLGYNPWESGKFVEPTACHEGAKPTGPAYTTEVVTKLTTYCPEKTTLTYGNQTIPVTKPGTVTVTGVHHVTTVPVVPTGYAPPATPSTPAEAKDCAEMCTEKFDSCRVAAGSNKATCAAEYSECLGYAPFDSNGSLVKPTACHGPAPGPTGTGSKPNPPAVVPSGTGAGAPPATPTAVTAGAAQVIPAGIMAVIGAVALL; encoded by the coding sequence ATGGGTTTCGTCAAGACTGCTGCTTTCGCTACCGCCCTTCTCGGCGCCGCCAACGCTTCTCCTCACTATGCTCCCCCTTCCAACGAGACCATCCACTACACCACTGAGGTCGTCACTCACCTGACCACCTACTGCCCTGCTGCCACCACCCTCACCTACGGCGACAAGACCTACACTGTCACCAAGGCCACCACCCTCACCATTGAGGACTGCTCCTGCACCATCACCAAGCCCGTCGCTACCGCTACCGGCTATGCTCCCCCCAAGCCCACTCACGCCAAGGACTGCGCTGAGATGTGCTCCGACAAGTTCGATGAGTGCCGCGTTGCTCCCGGTGCCAACATGGCTCAGTGCGCTGCTGAGTACGCTGCTTGCCTCGGCTACAACCCTTGGGAGAGCGGCAAGTTTGTCGAGCCCACTGCTTGCCACGAGGGTGCCAAGCCTACTGGCCCTGCCTACACCACCGAGGTTGTCACCAAGCTGACCACCTACTGCCCTGAGAAGACCACTCTTACCTACGGCAACCAGACCATCCCCGTTACCAAGCCCGGTACCGTCACTGTCACTGGTGTCCACCACGTCACCACTGTCCCCGTTGTCCCTACCGGTTACGCTCCTCCCGCTACTCCTTCCACCCCTGCTGAGGCCAAGGACTGCGCTGAGATGTGCACTGAGAAGTTCGACTCTTGCCGTGTTGCTGCTGGTTCCAACAAGGCTACCTGCGCTGCTGAGTACTCCGAGTGCCTTGGCTACGCTCCCTTCGACAGCAACGGTTCTCTCGTCAAGCCCACTGCTTGCCACGGCCCTGCTCCTGGCCCCACTGGCACTGGTTCCAAGCCTAACCCTCCTGCTGTTGTCCCCTCCGGtactggtgctggtgctccTCCTGCCACCCCCACTGCCGTCACTGCTGGTGCCGCCCAGGTTATCCCTGCCGGTATCATGGCTGTCATTGGTGCTGTTGCCCTTCTCTAA
- a CDS encoding hypothetical protein (TransMembrane:1 (o194-215i)) codes for MPTTSGTVSSFDGGNKIIATFVVDGVQCTFNGSFDPPVGDFNSYDAKLDYSDIKQLTTQREFSGKVNSQSLVIDTNNGAKITSHSDTPISPENVKLEPNPTFTTITPCQSVHKGFHSSTFTMYIQPTQSSTSLPRLSARGHPYYWPWDDWGDSNKNQNQNNQNQAVKQDMNTHISVNPGGSSGRSKAAASDSNFMHLLTFGFIGAILLFVMFLGWQSSKKEEEEKNANEGGDDKKDEEAPASADVSSKTKPRHDPAEVEAKMAAWQSALYWA; via the exons ATGCCTACTACCTCTGGTACAGTCAGCAGTTTTGACGGAGGGAACAAAATCATTGCCacttttgttgttgatggggTGCAGTGCACCTTCAATGGCAGCTTCGATCCCCCAGTTGGAGACTTCAATAGCTATGATGCAAAGCTTGACTACAGCGACATCAAGCAGTTGACAACTCAGCGAGAATTCAGTGGGAAAGTCAACTCTCAAAGCCTTGTAATTGACACGAACAATGGTGCAAAGATCACCAGTCACTCCGATACGCCGATTTCTCCT GAAAACGTCAAACTTGAACCAAACCCTACTTTTACAACTATAACTCCTTGTCAATCAGTCCACAAAGGGTTCCATTCTTCAACCTTCACCATGTACATTCAACCCACCCAATCAAGCACGAGCCTTCCAAGGCTTTCAGCCCGCGGACATCCTTACTACTGGCCCTGGGACGACTGGGGTGATAGCAACaaaaatcaaaatcaaaaTAACCAAAACCAAGCAGTGAAACAGGATatgaacacccacatcagtGTAAACCCGGGGGGTTCATCCGGTCGTTCCAAAGCTGCGGCTTCGGATTCGAACTTTATGCATCTGTTGACCTTTGGATTCATCGGGGCCATACTTTTGTTCGTGATGTTTCTGGGTTGGCAGAGCTctaagaaggaggaagaggagaagaaTGCGAACGAGGGTGGAGACGACAAGAAAGATGAGGAGGCTCCAGCGTC TGCGGACGTTTCGTCCAAGACAAAGCCGAGGCACGATCCAGCCGAAGTCGAGGCGAAAATGGCAGCATGGCAGAGCGCGCTGTACTGGGCATGA
- a CDS encoding hypothetical protein (SECRETED:SignalP(1-18)~CAZy:GH43_1~CAZy:GH43_2~CAZy:GH43~CAZy:GH43_29~CAZy:GH43_35~CAZy:GH43_3~CAZy:GH43_33~CAZy:GH43_30~CAZy:GH43_34): MKSKLLFPLLSFVGHSLATDCPLITSRWTADPSAHVFNDTLWLYPSHDIDAGFDNDPDGGQYAMRDYHVYSIDKIYGSLPVDHGTALSVDDVPWAKRQMWAPDAAHKNGKYYLYFPAKDKDDIFRLGVAVSETPGGPFIPDKSWIPHTFSIDPASFVDDDDKAYLSWGGIMGGQLQRWQDKNNYNESGTEPGNGTAALSPQIAKLSKDMHTLAEKPRDMLILDPKTKKPLLSEDEDRRFFEGPWIHKRNKIYYLTYSTGTTHYLVYATSKTPYGPYTYQGRILEPVEGWTTHASIVKYKGQWWLFYHDAKTSGKDSLRQVKAKKIWYDSKGKILTKKPSRFSR; the protein is encoded by the coding sequence ATGAAGTCCAAGTTGTTGTTCCCCCTCCTCTCTTTCGTTGGCCACAGTCTTGCCACAGACTGTCCTCTCATCACCAGCAGATGGACCGCGGATCCTTCAGCTCATGTCTTTAACGACACTTTGTGGCTCTACCCATCTCATGACATTGATGCTGGTTTTGACAATGACCCTGATGGAGGCCAATACGCCATGAGAGATTACCATGTCTACTCCATCGACAAGATCTACGGTTCGCTGCCAGTCGATCATGGCACTGCTCTATCAGTGGACGATGTCCCCTGGGCTAAACGACAGATGTGGGCTCCTGACGCTGCCCACAAGAACGGCAAATACTATCTGTACTTCCCcgccaaagacaaagatgatATCTTCAGACTCGGTGTTGCTGTCTCGGAAACCCCTGGTGGACCGTTTATCCCCGATAAGAGTTGGATCCCTCATACTTTTAGTATTGACCCTGCCAGTTTcgtcgacgatgacgacaaAGCCTATTTGTCATGGGGTGGCATCATGGGAGGCCAGCTTCAACGATGGCAGGACAAGAACAACTACAACGAATCTGGCACTGAGCCAGGAAACGGCACCGCCGCCTTGAGCCCCCAGATTGCCAAGCTGAGCAAGGATATGCACACCCTAGCAGAGAAGCCTCGCGACATGCTCATCCTTGACCCCAAGACTAAAAAGCCGCTCCTTTCCGAGGACGAAGACCGACGCTTCTTTGAAGGACCGTGGATTCACAAGCGCAACAAGATTTACTACCTCACCTACTCTACTGGCACAACCCACTATCTTGTCTATGCGACTTCAAAGACTCCCTACGGTCCTTACACCTACCAGGGCAGGATTCTCGAGCCAGTTGAGGGCTGGACTACACATGCTAGTATCGTCAAGTACAAGGGTCAGTGGTGGCTGTTCTATCACGATGCCAAGACGTCCGGTAAGGATTCTCTTCGCCAGGtaaaggccaagaagatttGGTATGATAGCAAGGGAAAGATCTTGACCAAGAAGCCTTCAAGATTTTCTAGATAG
- a CDS encoding hypothetical protein (TransMembrane:1 (o410-432i)): MTQSKHESIPLGAYLFTRLKQLGIGSVFGVPGDYNLKLLDYIKPAGLHWIGNCNELNAAYAADGYSRMHTLGVVITTFGVGELSAINAIAGAYAERAPVLHIVGAPSRATQSARLNVHHTFLDGEYKRFAAMHAHVTAAQVCLTDIMSAAERIDWIIEQAMVYQRPVYLQIPDDVVQLPISTSNFDVRGVISPSPVATEVDTGSIDKILDRIYSAQKPLILVDGESRNMNVVSEVSELINITGWPTWTSAFGKGLVNEELTNVHGVYLANCGDKMASEYFKGSDLILFFGPHMSNINTGIFTAIPDEDATVSFSLDQIKISKRVIRDQPPRAFIQNLLSKIDPSRLAKIDAPTFLGKSHPGELEPSGQLTQELFYPYINSMFRRGDTILTETGTAAEGGKVLKLPQGSRFFTAVTWLSIGYMLPATLGVALARRDKTSHDKDTERTILFIGDGSLQMTAQEISVMVKERLNIVIFVINNNGYTIERAIHGRKEDYNDIAPWNFKHALGLFGYNDEELNKRYFSAKTWGELRTVLDSGAIQQDDGVKMVEVFMDQEDCTGELKGLLERQIAREKASS, translated from the coding sequence ATGACACAAAGCAAACATGAATCGATTCCTCTCGGGGCGTACCTCTTCACTCGTCTCAAACAGCTCGGCATAGGCTCCGTTTTCGGTGTCCCTGGAGACTATAACCTGAAACTCCTCGACTACATCAAACCGGCCGGTCTGCACTGGATAGGCAACTGCAATGAACTCAACGCCGCATATGCGGCAGATGGATACTCTCGCATGCATACTCTGGGTGTAGTCATCACAACCTTTGGCGTAGGTGAACTATCAGCCATTAATGCCATTGCTGGTGCCTATGCCGAACGAGCACCAGTGCTTCACATTGTTGGCGCGCCTTCGCGAGCTACTCAGAGCGCAAGACTGAATGTTCACCATACTTTCTTAGATGGCGAGTATAAAAGGTTTGCTGCTATGCATGCGCATGTTACTGCTGCACAGGTCTGTTTGACGGATATCATGAGTGCTGCAGAGAGAATTGATTGGATCATTGAACAAGCGATGGTGTATCAAAGACCGGTATATCTTCAGATTCCTGACGATGTGGTTCAACTGCCCATCTCGACAAGTAACTTTGATGTGAGGGGTGTTATCAGTCCTTCACCAGTGGCTACAGAGGTTGACACAGGGAGCATTGATAAGATCTTGGACCGGATCTACTCAGCTCAGAAACCTCTGATTCTTGTCGACGGCGAAAGTCGCAACATGAATGTTGTGAGTGAGGTCAGCGAGTTGATCAATATTACTGGCTGGCCGACGTGGACTTCAGCTTTTGGCAAAGGTCTTGTCAATGAGGAGTTGACCAATGTACACGGCGTTTACCTGGCAAACTGCGGAGACAAGATGGCATCCGAATACTTCAAAGGCTCTGACCTGATCCTCTTCTTTGGACCGCATATGAGTAACATCAACACTGGTATCTTCACAGCGATCCCAGATGAGGACGCGACAGTGTCTTTCTCCTTGGATCAGATCAAGATTTCAAAGCGAGTCATCCGAGACCAGCCACCTCGAGCTTTTATTCAGAATCTCCTCAGCAAAATCGACCCTTCGCGGCTCGCCAAGATTGATGCACCAACATTCCTCGGCAAGTCTCACCCGGGCGAGCTCGAGCCATCTGGTCAACTTACTCAAGAACTATTCTACCCATACATCAATTCCATGTTCCGTCGCGGCGACACCATCTTGACCGAAACAGGTACTGCTGCAGAAGGTGGCAAGGTTCTCAAACTCCCCCAGGGATCACGCTTTTTCACAGCTGTCACGTGGTTATCAATTGGGTACATGCTCCCCGCCACGCTTGGTGTCGCTCTGGCGCGTCGCGATAAAACCAGCCACGACAAGGATACAGAGCGCACGATCCTTTTTATCGGAGACGGGAGTTTGCAAATGACGGCTCAAGAAATCAGCGTCATGGTGAAAGAGAGACTCAACATTGTGATTTttgtcatcaacaacaacggGTACACAATTGAGCGAGCCATTCACGGTAGGAAGGAGGACTATAATGATATTGCGCCGTGGAACTTTAAGCATGCCTTGGGATTGTTTGGGTATAATGATGAAGAATTGAACAAGAGATACTTTTCTGCGAAGACGTGGGGAGAGTTGAGAACTGTTCTTGATTCAGGGGCGATCCAGCAAGATGACGGGGTCAAGATGGTTGAAGTTTTTATGGATCAGGAAGATTGCACTGGAGAGTTGAAAGGGCTGTTGGAGAGGCAAATTGCCAGAGAAAAAGCATCAAGTTAG
- a CDS encoding hypothetical protein (TransMembrane:9 (o26-45i65-87o93-114i126-150o182-201i213-236o242-263i270-287o323-343i)) yields MTAWIISSNITILFNKWLLDTAGFKYPILLVTWHLVFATVITQILARTTTYLDSRHELPNSWDFYLTTVLPIGIVSSGSLVASNFVYLYLSVAVIQMLKAASPVSVMLVSWLFGVMDPTIGKIANIIVIAMGVAVASAGMIEFSVIGFIFQMGGLAFEAVRVVMTQVMLNGEGLKMDAMVGLYYYAPVVAVLNLLVAFIIEVPHFDVADFHRVGFPTLFLNAAVAFTLNFTSMVLIGKTSGLVMSLSGIFKNILLVICSVLIWHVTITPIQLLGYSITLCALVYYAFGQERIYEAYLALIHWSSDVAREVASKNGGPIWSRKGVFALLGLVMIFMTGIMFIALNRIQSP; encoded by the exons ATGAC CGCATGGATCATCTCATCCAATATCACAATTCTTTTCAACAAATGGCTTCTTGATACGGCTGGGTTCA AATACC CTATATTACTTGTAACATGGCATCTCGTTTTTGCCACCGTCATCACCCaaatattggcccgcacaaCGACTTACCTCGATAGCCGCCATGAACTACCAAACAGCTGGGACTTTTACCTCACCACGGTTCTACCCATCGGAATCGTGTCATCGGGGTCGCTGGTAGCCTCCAACTTCGTTTACTTGTATTTGTCTGTGGCGGTCATTCAAATGCTAAAGGCGGCATCGCCTGTTTCAGTCATGCTTGTCTCATGGTTATTCGGCGTCATGGATCCAACCATCGGAAAGATTGCCAACATTATTGTCATTGCTATGGGCGTTGCAGTCGCGAGCGCGGGCATGATCGAGTTCTCGGTGATTGGTTTTATCTTCCAGATGGGTGGACTTGCATTTGAGGCTGTCAGAGTCGTTATGACACAGGTCATGCTTAACGGAGAggggttgaagatggatgcCATGGTCGGCCTTTACTACTACGCCCCTGTCGTCGCCGTCTTGAACCTTCTTGTGGCGTTCATAATCGAAGTGCCGCACTTTGATGTGGCCGACTTCCATCGAGTTGGGTTTCCCACGTTGTTTTTGAATGCAGCTGTTGCGTTTACGCTTAACTTTACCAGCATGGTTCTT ATTGGAAAAACATCGGGGCTCGTCATGTCCCTGTCGGGTATATTCAAAAACATATTACTTGTCATTTGCTCTGTTCTTATCTGGCATGTGACGATCACACCTATACAGCTTCTCGGCTACAGCATTACCCTTTGTGCTCTTGTCTACTATGCATTTGGCCAGGAGAGAATATACGAGGCCTACTTGGCTCTGATACACTGGTCTTCGGATGTGGCAAGGGAAGTGGCGTCCAAGAATGGCGGGCCAATATGGTCCCGAAAAGGCGTTTTTGCATTATTGGGCCTTGTGATGATTTTTATGACTGGCATCATGTTTATTGCTCTCAATAGAATTCAGTCACCTTGA
- a CDS encoding hypothetical protein (TransMembrane:1 (i49-69o)~CAZy:GT64), with the protein MAETCSDYGSSSSMSRLSSEEEMKLMPIETFSDASPYQTYKSQNPRKKWTILVISTVSFIIFLIFASVYGSDQGPKKEEVIEEIVQEPQFAEIRNISTYQEAERSCGKRDEVANITIWNDVVNKTSDLMEDMFTIAIQTYKRPKQLKKTLQHLIENKVPSLYEIVIVWNEIDVEPPADFMSEHGVLVRYRKSEKNSLNQKFLPDPYYRTQGILLSDDDWNYNTTGDLEYVFQQWRRAGMHRLTGAFARCWTVNNVTETPMYSYDCKGLETYSMILTGLAFTHISYLEYYHSEDDIMTSVRDLVDESFNCEDIALNFVASMLACEGPLMVLGRNKLDHQAARSGISTKPGHILRRSQCLKKFVDLFGYMPLHEVEGYLKRGVYINA; encoded by the exons ATGGCTGAGACATGCAGCGACTATGGTTCATCGAGTTCAATGTCTCGGCTAAGTAGTGAGGAAGAGATGAAACTCATGCCCATAGAGACATTCTCCGACGCATCACCTTACCAGACCTACAAAAGTCAGAACCCCAGAAAGAAGTGGACAATTTTGGTTATTTCTACCGTGAGCTTCATTatcttcctcatctttgCTTCCGTATATGGTTCCGATCAAGGAcccaagaaagaagaggtgATTGAAGAAATAGTACAAGAGCCTCAGTTTGCTGAGATTCGCAACATCTCCACAtatcaagaagcagaaaggAGTTGCGGGAAACGGGATGAGGTCGCCAACATCACCATCTGGAACGACGTTGTCAACAAAACCAGTGACCTAATGGAGGACATGTTTAC AATTGCCATTCAAACCTACAAGAGACCTAAACAGCTGAAAAAGACTCTCCAGCATCTTATCGAAAACAAGGTGCCATCTTTGTACGAGATTGTCATTGTTTGGAACGAAATAGATGTCGAACCTCCGGCGGACTTTATGAGTGAACACGGGGTTCTCGTTCGATATCGAAAATCTGAAAAGAACAGCCTCAACCAAAAGTTCCTTCCTGATCCCTACTACAGGACCCAAGGAATCCTTCTTTCTGACGACGATTGGAATTATAACACGACTGGAGATCTCGAGTATGTTTTTCAACAATGGAGACGCGCGGGCATGCATCGCCTCACCGGAGCCTTTGCACGTTGTTGGACTGTGAACAATGTCACCGAAACTCCCATGTACAGCTACGACTGCAAGGGCCTGGAGACCTACAGTATGATTCTGACAGGTCTGGCCTTTACACACATCTCTTATTTGGAGTATTACCACTCAGAAGACGACATCATGACCAGCGTTCGAGATTTAGTGGACGAGAGTTTCAATTGCGAAGACATTGCACTCAACTTTGTCGCGAGTATGTTGGCTTGTGAGGGACCGCTTATGGTACTTGGAAGGAACAAGTTGGATCATCAAGCTGCTCGCTCGGGTATCAGTACGAAACCGGGGCATATTTTACGGAGGAGTCAATGTTTGAAGAAGTTTGTTGATTTATTTGGATATATGCCACTCCATGAAGTTGAAGGCTATCTCAAGAGGGGCGTTTACATAAATGCATGA
- a CDS encoding hypothetical protein (TransMembrane:1 (o205-227i)), translating into MTTQAPSLTTTFEPAKSCFQYYKYRYSGDDLTCLSGGTGAPSVCTYMQLGPSASDADCFPSSLELSSTFYYSPGICPSGFEVACSSTVGGETRATCCPSSFSCQTETGWPWYSTDLCTIVIPKTVQVIVSDSLVGGDWERSTVNGAAANAIGIPIRWHSSDFASTTAGTTTSETGSTTETISSSTATSSSDSSSDSGGLSTGAKAGIGAGIGVVVLAGLAALGWFVLRARRKKQEANAAAAMGEVEAKEPQIQVQQYPWELDGHGTMTPAELPSEPVSHVTYK; encoded by the exons ATGACAACACAAGCTCCAAGTCTCACAACAACCTTCGAACCTGCCAAGTCATGCTTCCAGTATTACAAGTACAGATATTCAGGCGATGATCTCACATGTCTTTCAGGCGGCACCGGTGCGCCCAGCGTTTGCACCTATATGCAATTGGGTCCTTCAGCAAGCGACGCTGATTGCTTCCCGAGCAGCTTAGAACTCAGTTCAACATTTTACTACTCCCCCGGTATATGTCCCAGCGGATTCGAAGTCGCGTGTAGTTCAACAGTCGGCGGTGAGACGAGAGCGACATGTTGTCCAAG TTCATTTAGTTGCCAAACAGAAACGGGCTGGCCTTGGTATAGCACTGATCTCTGCACCATCGTGATTCCGAAGACGGTCCAAGTGATAGTTTCTGATTCGCTTGTTGGAGGAGACTGGGAAAGGTCCACTGTCAACGGAGCTGCTGCCAATGCAATTGGTATTCCCATCCGATGGCATTCCTCCGATTTTGCGTCCACCACGGCTGGTACTACGACTTCTGAAACCGGTAGCACAACTGAAACGATTTCTTCTTCGACCGCCACTTCTTCCAGTGATTCTTCGTCGGACAGTGGGGGATTGAGCACTGGAGCCAAGGCTGGCATTGGAGCTGGCATTGGAGTTGTAGTTCTTGCTGGGCTTGCCGCATTAGGGTGGTTTGTGCTTCgagcgaggaggaagaagcagGAGGCAAACGCTGCAGCTGCAATGGGGGAAGTGGAGGCTAAAGAACCTCAGATACAGGTGCAACAGTATCCATGGGAGCTTGATGGTCACGGAACCATGACCCCGGCGGAGCTGCCATCCGAACCTGTGAGTCATGTCACGTATAAATGA
- a CDS encoding hypothetical protein (TransMembrane:1 (i15-36o)) — protein MDHLFLLRANRRRGVLLAMGILVIFGLAVHSWLFYFPSTSDLAFRSSLSTPLPARLSENTPELMHHLWKPFLHELNDTQFISKEGYKYKIDSDNYKWRPLKKKLLILDVDTRLDKGAGAMMNTSSPLNADEMTGRTAGMMNHYLYAMIHGYDYQFIRAPNYRNRHGTWVKVPMIKEALKTHETVVFLDADAVFMYPEMPFEWLMRLWNITDKTLIAMSNDPDSPKNRDAKGKVMMNTGFIIARQSNRTQELFHDWNQCPTEKKYKGCERWAMDWAHEQAAFSNYVRYDYNSTDDVRTIPCMDGNGSPYIGDKTCGGVFIRHHWFHKDYPANDLRQLLLDMLVKRIHAGFHHAQEQNFIDASHYTHPLNNMKNM, from the exons ATGGATCACTTATTCCTACTTCGGGCCAACAGGAGGAGAGGCGTGCTGCTCGCTATGGGTATCTTGGTGATCTTTGGGCTGGCGGTACACTCTTGGCTCTTCTACTTCCCGTCGACTAGTGACTTGGCTTTCCG CTCGTCCCTCTCGACTCCATTACCAGCAAGGCTCTCTGAAAACACGCCGGAGCTGATGCACCATCTTTGGAAGCCCTTCCTTCACGAACTCAACGACACGCAATTCATATCGAAAGAAGGATACAAATACAAGATCGACAGCGACAACTACAAATGGCGacccttgaagaagaagctgctCATTTTGGATGTGGATACACGACTGGACAAAGGCGCTGGGGCCATGATGAACACATCGTCACCCTTGAATGCCGATGAAATGACAGGCAGAACAGCTGGGATGATGAACCACTATTTATATG CTATGATCCACGGTTATGACTATCAGTTTATCCGAGCCCCTAACTATCGCAACCGTCACGGGACATGGGTGAAAGTCCCAATGATCAAAGAAGCTCTCAAGACCCACGAGACTGTCGTATTCCTCGATGCCGATGCCGTTTTTATGTATCCAGAGATGCCCTTTGAGTGGCTTATGCGTTTATGGAACATCACAGACAAGACCCTTATTGCCATGTCCAACGACCCCGACTCACCAAAAAACCGCGACGCCAAGGGAAAAGTAATGATGAACACAGGCTTCATCATTGCTCGACAGAGTAACCGAACGCAAGAACTGTTCCACGACTGGAACCAATGTCCAACTGAGAAGAAATACAAAGGCTGTGAGAGATGGGCAATGGACTGGGCTCACGAACAGGCGGCGTTTTCTAATTATGTTCGCTACGATTACAACTCAACAGATGACGTACGTACAATTCCATGCATGGACGGAAATGGAAGTCCCTACATTGGGGACAAGACTTGTGGTGGAGTTTTTATTCGTCATCATTGGTTCCACAAGGATTATCCTGCAAACGACCTTCGACAGCTTCTACTTGACATGCTTGTGAAGCGAATACACGCCGGGTTCCATCATGCGCAGGAACAGAATTTCATAGACGCGAGTCATTATACCCATCCACTCAACAACATGAAGAATATGTAG
- a CDS encoding hypothetical protein (SECRETED:SignalP(1-20)) produces the protein MRFSIATSIAVLATVSNVSAWHLTAYSNVENCDPNGETEYQILEGNQGNCYTFGWSMPGVSCGHYINGGASNKACKGLFTAIAMYAHENTECFFYARDDCDGNPTIRGSNTCINNQELLETSATERFRSFKCANTE, from the exons ATGCGTTTCTCTATTGCCACCTCTATTGCTGTCCTTGCGACAGTTTCCAACGTCTCAGCATGGCACT TGACTGCCTACAGCAATGTCGAGAACTGCGACCCTAACGGCGAGACAGAATACCAAATCCTCGAAGGCAACCAGGGTAACTGTTATACTTTCGGCTGGAGCATGCCAGGGGTCAGCTGCGGTCATTACATTAATGGTGGTGCCAGCAACAAGGCCTGCAAAGGCTTGTTTACAGCCATCGCCATGTACGCGCATGAGAACACGGAATGTTTCTTCTACGCTCGGGATGATTGCGATGGAAACCCTACTATTAGGGGCTCCAACACTTGTATCAATAATCAAGAGTTACTTGAGACATCTGCGACTGAACGATTCAGGTCTTTTAAATGT GCCAACACTGAATAA